The Heyndrickxia acidicola sequence GAGCTGGCGAGTCTCTTCCTGCAACTCGCCGTCTACATATTCAGAAAGATAATCTTTGACATGCTTACCCATTTTCATCACCTCTTGAAAGCTCCTTTTTTAAAGCGGCCCTTGCCGAATTAATCCGTGATTTAACGGTTCCTAAAGGAATGTTTACAATATCTGCAATTTCTTCGTAGGAATAGCCCTGGATATCCCTCAGGACAAGGACGGTCCGATGCTCAGCAGATAAAGTCTGCATGGCTTCTCTTATAATCAAGCGTAAATCAGCTGGATCTCGAGTAGATCGGTTATTTAACAGATGCTCTTGTTTTTCTTCATCCGAATCAATCATCTTAATATTTTTGGCTTTTTTCAGCTTATCGTAACAGAGATTCGATACAATTCGGGTCAGCCAGGAAACAAAAGCGAATTCATTATCCAGCTTCTTTAAGGATAAAAATGCTTTTACGAATGCCTCCTGAGCAACGTCCTCAGCATCCTGATGGTTGTTGAGCACGGCATAGGCATGGCGAAAAACATGTCCTTTATATTTTGTTACCAGCGTTGAAAAAGCTTCTTGATTGCCATTTTTCGCTTCTTTTATAAGCCGGTTTAATTCCAAATCCACATTTTCAACTCCCTATGGCAACCACCCATGACCAACTATTCTCTTCTTAGTTTGGAAAGGACCAGCGGCCAATATTCATGTGGTTCGGGAAAGAGACAATATGAATATGAATGCTGGATTCCTTTAATAAAAGGACAGAGCGGAAAGTCTTTTTGTTCAGGAAAGCAAAAAAAATACATGTAAAAGTAACCGCCAGTCTGTTTTTAAAAGCTTATTTCGTAAGCTATTATGTTATTTGATATATTGAAGAATTAAAATACCTTAATTTAGGATAAAACCTGTGAATAGCTTACAGAAAAAGTAATGACGAAAAAACACGGATTTATTCTTTGTATGTAAAAATAACAATCAATGCGAAAACAACCTTTTTAAAATAAGTTTCCGTCAGTACGTATATTGTTATTTTTTCCTGTAAGAATATATTTAATATAGCTTTTTTTGGGTAAATTATTTTAATGGTATACTATTCCTAAAAGAAAATGCGGAATTTTAATAATTCCTTCATAAAGACAGTTTATTATAAGTGGTATGGGCATATCAATGATGCCCGCTTATGGTTATGGAAAACAAGAACGATGAATGAACCTGTAAACAAGTCGACGAGTCATTTACATACAAGAAAAAGTTTTTTGGCTTATTGCAGGTATTAAGCTATCTATTCTGACAAAATTAATTTATTTCAGGTTTAGGAGGAGTAATATGAATCAGCCATTACTCACAATTGCCGTTCCATGCTATAACGAAGAAGAGGTGCTTCACGAAACAGCCAAACAGTTAACCGCTGTGATGAATTCATTAATAGAAGAAAACCTAGCATCTGAAGAAAGCAAATTGTTATTCATAGATGACGGCAGCAGGGACCAGACATGGGCAATTATTGAAGAATTGAGCCAAAAAAATGGATTTGTTACGGGCATAAAGCTTGCACGCAATGCTGGACATCAAAAAGCGCTTTTAGCGGGACTTGAAACAGCTATGGGATTTTCAGATTGTGTCATTTCGATTGATGCAGATCTTCAGGATGATATATCTGTCATTCGAGAATTTATGATTAAGTTTCACGAGGGATATGACATAGTATATGGTGTCCGGGATAACAGGGAATCGGACACATTCTTTAAAAGGGTGACCGCACAGGGCTATTACCGCTTTATGAAGAAAATGGGCGTAAACCTTGTATACAACCACGCAGATTATCGTTTGATGAGCAAACGGGCGCTTGAGGAATTAAGTCGTTATAGTGAACAGAACCTTTTCTTGCGCGGTGTTGTTACACTTATCGGCCTGAAAACAACAGAAGTATATTATGCCAGAAAAGAACGATTTGCGGGAATATCAAAATATCCGCTCAAAAAAATGCTTGCCTTTGCCTTTGAAGGAATAACTTCTTTTAGTATTGCCCCTATTCGCTGGATTACACTTATCGGATTCCTTTCCTTCATCAGCAGTAGTATTGCAGGGATATATGCCATCCTTGTGAAGGTTATGGGGCACGCAGCTATTGGATGGGCTTCTCTCATTATCTCTGTATGGTTCCTTGGAGGGTTAATGCTAATGAGTATTGGATTAATAGGAGAATACATTGGAAAGATCTATCAAGAAACAAAGCAAAGGCCGCGGTATGGAATTGAGACTGACACTTTTTCAAATGCTTTTATCCAGAGAAAGGCCGTTTCTAAAGCGGATACTGTCACAAGAGTAAAATGATTCGTCATTCTTTTGTGCGTTTTATTATTGTCGGTCTGTTAAATACCGCTGTCGGACTCTCTGCCATGTATCTCTTTCTTCATTTATTCGGTTTGACTTACTGGGTGGCAACTTTTACTGGAAATGCGATTGGCGCCTGCGTCAGCTACGCATTAAACCGTGCCTTTACCTTTAAAAGCAGCGCTCCAGTCGGAAAAAGCATGATCCGCTTCTTAACGGTTATATTAATTTGTTACTTCCTATCCTATTACTTAGGAAGACAGCTATCCTTATGGGTATTCTCTTTAATTCCCGGTTTCCCGTCAGGCTTGGCAACTGATGCGGCCATTTTATTTGGTACCGGCATCTATACCATTGCCAATTACATTGGGCAGAAGGCCTTTGTATTTAAGGAACCAGTAGGAGAAAGTGTGTAGCAAGAAAAGTAAAAAAGACAATCCATTCGTTGGATTGTCTTTTTTATTAGCTTTGTTAAAGAACTCTATTGTTTTTTAACAGAGCCCATTTTTATGAAGTAAAGTAATCAATTAACCAATGTAGTCACTGTCTGGATCCAGCGCCTATCGTCTAGCGGATTTTTTCGTCTCCTCCCTACGATAAGTCAACATCCTCTCGTTCCTCGCTGTGTATCCTTTATCTCAGTCGGAGCCTGCAAAATCCGTACGCCGATGAGCAAGGCGCTTACGCTTTTCTATCTTTCAATAAACTCACATTGTTCAAGAGGAATTACTTTGGTTTTTTTAGTAAATTTATAGCCAAGCCATACGATAATGAACAATGGCAGACCGATATAGGATACGAAGACCCCGTTCCAGTCAACCTTACCGCCTATAAAAGCAGGATAATCCTGGCCAATAATGACAACTGCACAAAGGATAAAGGCAAAGATAGGGCCAAATGGGAACCACTTTGCTCTGTAGGGAAGATCATTAAGGTCCCGCCCCTGTGCAACATAGGCCTTGCGGAAGCGGTAATGACTGATAGCAATTCCCAGCCAAGCAATAAATCCGGACATTCCTGAAGCATTTAGGAGCCAATTATAAACAACGCCATCTCCGAATAAGGAAGCCAAAAAGGCAAGGGTTCCGACAAGTGCTGTTATAATTAATGCATTTACAGGGACACCTTTTTTATTTAATTTGCCGAGAAACTTAGGAGCATGTCCTGCCTGGGCAAGATCCCAGAGCATTCTTGTTGAAGCATACATCCCTGAGTTGCCGGCTGATAATACGGACGTCAGGATTATCGCATTCATAACAGAAGCAGCAAAAGCTATACCTGCTTTATTGAAAACCAAGGTAAATGGACTCATTGTAACTGCTCCATTGGAAAGGCTTTGGTTTGTATAAGGAATTAACAAGCCAATTACTAAAATAGCTAAGACATAGAATAAGAGAATTCGCCAAAATACCTGTTTAACAGCACGTGGAATATTTTTTTCAGGATTATCACTTTCTCCTGCGGCTACACCCAGAAGTTCAGTCCCTTGGAAAGAGAAACCGGCTGCCATGAATATACCAAGGAGCGCCATAAAACCTCCGTGGAATGGAGCATCCCCAATCGTCAGGTTTTTCAATCCAACTGGTTTTCCGCCCATAATTCCAAAAATCATGAGGAAACCAGTAATAACAAAGATGATGACGGTCACAACCTTTATAAGAGAAAACCAGAATTCAGCTTCTCCAAAGCCTTTAACGGATAAATAGTTGATAAGAAACATGATGATAAGGCAAATTGCACTCCAGATATAGGACGGAGTATCAGGAAACCAGAATTTCATAATCAGTGTAACGGCACTTAATTCTGCTGCTATGGTAATAGCCCAGTTATACCAATAGTTCCAGCCCAATGCAAAGCCCAATGAAGGGTCGACAAACTTGGCTGCATACGTACTAAAAGAACCTGATACCGGCATATAGGCCGCCATTTCTGCGAGGCTCGTCATAAGAAAATAAACCATAATTCCAATTAGTATATAGGCGACAAGGGCACCGCCGGGGCCAGCTGTATGAATGGCTCCGCCACTGGCAAGGAAAAGGCCCGTCCCGATGGTTCCTCCTAGAGAAATCATGGTTAAATGGCGCGATTTCAAGCTTCGCCTTAATTTCTGAGAAGATGGTGTAGTATTTATATCTTCCGCTTTGGGTTGTTCTTGTTGTAATGACTGCACTGTATACACTCCTTTTGGTAGTTTGGAAGGAGTGGGGAATAAAAAATGCCGTCGATGAACGTCGACGGCAGCTCTATTACACCCGCATCATACCTTCCGAAAGATAGCTCAACACGTTTGTTCGGTTAAAACAAACGTGACAGTTCTGTTCCTATTAGGAGACAGCCCCAGCCTATGTGCCAAGAGATGGCAAATAGACTTCGGCAGCCTTTCCTTTCAAGCGGAGTCATAGATCATCTCTTCATCTCGTCCGTCCTACTCATAAAAGCTGCGACCTCTACCTCACCGGTTTGATGAGGATTTTTCTATTAAATTAGTCATGTGTCATTATAAAGGAAATTTTGTTGAATTCCAACTGTTTTTTATTGGTTATTTGAAATTGAAATTCGTAAACTTTGTTGGTTTTTAGCTCATTTATGTCATTCAGACGTTTCACACGCCTTCCAGCTAAGTTGAAAATGAGCTAAAAGCGAGCAGGTTTCCAGTTAGAATGTTAACAGTGCCATTTACATAAAAAACAATGGCATTTCTATGTACTTATTGTATAATGATTGAGCAATAGTAAACTTAAAGTTTACACTCACAAAACAATTGTTATTTTTTGTTTAGTAAATGTAAACAAAAGAGGGAAGTAAGTATGCAGATTGGCCAAAAAATAAAAAATCTTCGCCTGAAAAAAGGCTTAACTCAAGAAGAGCTTGGAGAAAGAACAGATTTAAGTAAAGGGTATATTTCTCAATTGGAACGTGATCTAAGTTCCCCTTCTATCGATACACTTTTTAATGTTCTGGAAGTACTGGGCTGTCCTCCAAAAGAATTTTTCGATGAAGAGGAAAGAGTACAGAAGGTCATTTATAAGGAAGAAGATAGAACGTCATATGTGGATGATGAAAAAGGATACGGAATAAAATGGCTGGTTCCGGAGTCCAATGAAAAAGAAATGGAACCAATTCTCCTCACTTTTGATAAACAGGGAGAGTTTAAAAAGTTTGAACCTTCTCTTTCAGAAACCTTTGCCTACATATTAGAGGGTGAGATAGCCATCCAGCTTGGAACCCGGCGTTATTATGCGAAAAAAGGGGAAGCCATTTACTTTTCTGCATCAGACCGCCATCAATTTATTAATGACTATGATGGTCCGTCCGTCTTGTTATTAGTGGCGACCGATTCTTATTTGTAGAGTGCAGCCAAAAGCAGCTGTGTGGCTTCACCTTCAGCCTTTGATAAGGGCTGTTTTGCATAGATTATTTCATTTGCCACACTGGATCGTTGCGTTTTCTGTCAGTCTTATTTAAGAAAAAAAGCTAAGATGAGAGACAATCGGCAGATAAATACAGCCAAGCAGACAAGATGGAAACAGTAAGATTTTAGAAATGTAAAAAATGAACAATTTATAGATAAAAGGGAGGCTATTATGTCATATGAGTGATAATACTATTATTCGATTTGAGCAGGTGACCAAGCAATATGACCAGGATCCTGCAGTATTGGATAACGTAAGCTTTGAGATTGAACGGGGGAAATTCTATACTCTTCTTGGTCCATCAGGCTGCGGCAAAACAACCATTTTACGTTTAATTGCAGGGTTTACAGAACCGAGCGCTGGCGATATCTATCTAAATGGAAATATCGTAAACCATGTGCCTGCAAACAAACGGCAGGTGAATACTGTATTTCAGGATTATGCATTGTTTCCGCATTTGAATGTATTTGAGAATGTTGCCTTTGGCTTACGAATTAAAAAGCTGAAAAATGCAGAAATCAAAACCAAGGTGCAGGAAGCCCTGCGTTTTGTGAATCTTTCGGGATATGAAGAAAGAGAAATTAATGAAATGTCAGGCGGACAAAGGCAGCGTGTGGCAATTGCCAGAGCGATTGTGAACGAGCCTGAAGTCATTCTTTTGGATGAGCCCTTGTCAGCTCTTGATTTAAAGCTTCGTACTGAAATGCAGTATGAGCTTCGTGAGCTTCAGCGCCGCC is a genomic window containing:
- a CDS encoding RNA polymerase sigma factor codes for the protein MDLELNRLIKEAKNGNQEAFSTLVTKYKGHVFRHAYAVLNNHQDAEDVAQEAFVKAFLSLKKLDNEFAFVSWLTRIVSNLCYDKLKKAKNIKMIDSDEEKQEHLLNNRSTRDPADLRLIIREAMQTLSAEHRTVLVLRDIQGYSYEEIADIVNIPLGTVKSRINSARAALKKELSRGDENG
- a CDS encoding glycosyltransferase family 2 protein gives rise to the protein MNQPLLTIAVPCYNEEEVLHETAKQLTAVMNSLIEENLASEESKLLFIDDGSRDQTWAIIEELSQKNGFVTGIKLARNAGHQKALLAGLETAMGFSDCVISIDADLQDDISVIREFMIKFHEGYDIVYGVRDNRESDTFFKRVTAQGYYRFMKKMGVNLVYNHADYRLMSKRALEELSRYSEQNLFLRGVVTLIGLKTTEVYYARKERFAGISKYPLKKMLAFAFEGITSFSIAPIRWITLIGFLSFISSSIAGIYAILVKVMGHAAIGWASLIISVWFLGGLMLMSIGLIGEYIGKIYQETKQRPRYGIETDTFSNAFIQRKAVSKADTVTRVK
- a CDS encoding GtrA family protein: MIRHSFVRFIIVGLLNTAVGLSAMYLFLHLFGLTYWVATFTGNAIGACVSYALNRAFTFKSSAPVGKSMIRFLTVILICYFLSYYLGRQLSLWVFSLIPGFPSGLATDAAILFGTGIYTIANYIGQKAFVFKEPVGESV
- a CDS encoding amino acid permease, which codes for MNTTPSSQKLRRSLKSRHLTMISLGGTIGTGLFLASGGAIHTAGPGGALVAYILIGIMVYFLMTSLAEMAAYMPVSGSFSTYAAKFVDPSLGFALGWNYWYNWAITIAAELSAVTLIMKFWFPDTPSYIWSAICLIIMFLINYLSVKGFGEAEFWFSLIKVVTVIIFVITGFLMIFGIMGGKPVGLKNLTIGDAPFHGGFMALLGIFMAAGFSFQGTELLGVAAGESDNPEKNIPRAVKQVFWRILLFYVLAILVIGLLIPYTNQSLSNGAVTMSPFTLVFNKAGIAFAASVMNAIILTSVLSAGNSGMYASTRMLWDLAQAGHAPKFLGKLNKKGVPVNALIITALVGTLAFLASLFGDGVVYNWLLNASGMSGFIAWLGIAISHYRFRKAYVAQGRDLNDLPYRAKWFPFGPIFAFILCAVVIIGQDYPAFIGGKVDWNGVFVSYIGLPLFIIVWLGYKFTKKTKVIPLEQCEFIER
- a CDS encoding helix-turn-helix domain-containing protein, whose translation is MQIGQKIKNLRLKKGLTQEELGERTDLSKGYISQLERDLSSPSIDTLFNVLEVLGCPPKEFFDEEERVQKVIYKEEDRTSYVDDEKGYGIKWLVPESNEKEMEPILLTFDKQGEFKKFEPSLSETFAYILEGEIAIQLGTRRYYAKKGEAIYFSASDRHQFINDYDGPSVLLLVATDSYL
- a CDS encoding ABC transporter ATP-binding protein yields the protein MSDNTIIRFEQVTKQYDQDPAVLDNVSFEIERGKFYTLLGPSGCGKTTILRLIAGFTEPSAGDIYLNGNIVNHVPANKRQVNTVFQDYALFPHLNVFENVAFGLRIKKLKNAEIKTKVQEALRFVNLSGYEEREINEMSGGQRQRVAIARAIVNEPEVILLDEPLSALDLKLRTEMQYELRELQRRLGITFIFVTHDQEEALAMSDEIFVINKGRIQQSGTPTDIYDEPINRFVADFIGESNIVEGKMIEDFKVEFANKQFECVDKGLHSNEPVEIVIRPEDLEITRPENGKLQVRVDSQLFRGVHYEICCYDQSGNEWLVHSTKKAEVNSEIGLDFEPEAIHVMRFGETEEEFDKRLEAYNG